Below is a window of Patescibacteria group bacterium DNA.
CTTGGCTGTGGTTGGATCCTTTTTAAGTTTTTTTAAAGCCACAAAACCATCCATTTTTGGCATGATAACATCCAACAGTATCACGTCTGGATGTTCACTGGTGGCTAACTGCATACCATCGGCACCATTATAGGCCGACAATATTTCGAACCCTTGGGTTTTAAACTTCCGGGTATACATCCCATGAAGCATTTCGTCGTCTTCGACTAATAGTACTTTATACATATCTTTCAGTATATCACCTGCTCTACCATTCGTCCAACCCGCAACAACTTACTTTCACTCCACTGTGGCCCAATAATCTGCACACCCACCGGTAAATTATCAACACTTCCCGCTGGCACTACTAAAGCTGGTACCCCGGCTAAAGATGGTGGAATAGTATAAACATCTTCCAAATACATTTGTAAAGGATCTTGGCTGTTCGCACCAATCACAAAGGCCGTACCCGGACACGGTGGTGTCATTAACACATCTACCTTTTTAAACGCTTCTGTAAAATCTTGCCGCACCAAACTGCGCACTTTCATCGCTTTGAGATAATAGGCATCATAATAACCAGACGATAAGGCATAAGTACCTAACATGATGCGCCGTTTCGCCTCGGCGCCAAACCCCTCTCCCCGACTGTTCATATAAACACTTAGTAAATCGGTGGTGTTATTACTCCGAAAACCATATCTAATACCATCAAAGCGCGCTAAATTTGAACTAACTTCTGATGGCACTAATATATAATAACTGGGCATGGCATAGGACGTATGTGGCATGTCTACCTCTATTACCTCAGCACCTTGTTTACTTAACTGATTCACTAAGTCATGCACTATTTTCTTCACGGCCGGATTTAAACCGTCAATTTCTAAATATTGTTTGGCTAGACCTATTTTTAGTTGGCTTATGGGTTGTTCAAGATTTTCAGTGTAATTAACCACTAAGTTTTCTGGCACGTTACTATCATGTTGATCTGGCCCGGCGATGGTTTCCATAATCATGGCTAAATCCTCGACTGATTCAGTTAAAGGGCCAACTGTATCAAATGATGACGCCATGGGAATAACTCCATAACGTGGTACCAAACCATACGTTGGGCGCATACCCACGACACCACAAAATGAAGCTGGCTGACGAATTGAACCTCCTGTATCACTACCAAAAGCAAAAGGTGCTAATGAAGCCGCCACGGCCGCCGCCGAACCACCAGACGAACCACCAGCCACGCGAGTAATATCAGCTGGATTTTTAGTTACCCCGAAACATGAGTTTTCAGTAGATGAACCCATGGCAAATTCATCGGCATTAGTTTTGCCCAACAACACTGCACCGGTTAACCGATTTATAACTGTAGCAGTATAGGGTGGTTTGTAGCCACGTAAAATATTTGAACAAGCTGTGGTCTCAATATCTTTTACACAATAAATATCTTTGGCAGCATAAGGAATTCCGGTAAATAAAGATTGTTTACCGGCTTGAATAAGTTTATCGGCTGCAGTGGCTTGCTGTAAGGCTAGTTCTTCTGTTACTAAAACATAAGCGTTCAACGCAGGATTTTTTTCTTTAATCTGTGTTAAATATTCGGTCGTTAACTTGGTGGCAGTAGTTTGACCACTATCTAATTGTTCACGCAGTTGTTTTAACATGGATACTTTTTACTTTAATGTGTCCCTCGGCTGTTTCAATGGCACTGGCTAACATCTGGTCACGGGTAAATTCATCGGTTATGTCATCTGGCCGAAGTCTATTCGATAAACCGGTGACACTGGCCGTTGGTACTACCCCAGTTGTGTCTAACTGATTGAGTTGATCAACATAATCTAAAATCCGCGATAGTTCTACCTGAAACTGTTTTACTTCAGTCTCAGTTAAAGAGATGCGCGCTAAATGGCTGATTCTGATTACTTCGTCATGAGATAAAGCCATGGCGACTAGTATAGCATATCTTTAAATTGTGTCTCGTTTATAATTTTAACCCCTAATTGCTTGGCTTTGTCATACTTTGAACCTGGTTCGGTACCGGCTACAACAAAATCAGTTTTAGTGCTAACACTACTGGAGATTTTTCCACCATGATCTCTTATTACCTGTTTGATACCATCACGTGAATACCCTTGTAAAGTGCCTGTTACAACAAACGTTTTATTTGTAAAGACGCGAAATTTCGCGTCTTTACCTGATGCTGGTTTTTGCAATGTGACATATTTCAATAATTCATTTAGATTATTTTGGTTTTTTTTATCATTAAAATATTCATAAATGCTTTGGGAAACAATAGTACCGATACCGGGAATCCCCTGTAGAGACGTTGCATGCAACGTCTCTACAGGGATCGTATCGACCGGGATGGTTCCAAAATGATTCGCCAATATAACCGCCGTTTCCTCACCAACATGACGAATACCCAAAGCATATAAAAATCTGGCCAGGGGTACTGTTCGTTTCGCTTGAATCTCGCTGATTAAATTAACCGCCGATTTTTCTGCAAAGCGATCTAATGGTTCAACGTCACCAATGGTTAATGTAAACAGATCAGCAAAATTCTTCACTAAGCCAGCCGCAACTAATTGATCGATTATTTTTGGTCCTAAGCCCTCAATGTCAAATCCGCCCTTTGAGACAAAATGATATAAACGTTCACGCTCCTGAGCAAAACATTTTGGATTGGTGCAATAATACGCCACCTCCCCGTCTGTTCGCCCAACTTTAGCACCACAGGCCGGACACAGTTTTGGAAACTGAAATGGCTGACTTTTTTTAGCGCGCAAATTTGGTAAGGTTTGAACTACTTCTGGGATAATATCACCCGCTTTTTGAATTATGACCGTGTCCCCCACCCGCACATCTAAACGTTCAATCTCATCGGCATTATGTAAAGTAGCGCGCGACACAGTTGAACCAGCGACAAACACAGGGCGCAAATGTGCCACCGGAGTAAGTGCTCCGGTGCGGCCCACTTGCACCTGAATATCTTCCACAACAGTAGTGGCTTGTTCAGCTGGAAATTTATAAGCAATCGCTCCACGTGGTGCTTTTCCGACTACACCCAACTGTTTAAACACAGCTAACTGATCGATATTCACCACTATGCCATCAGTCCAGTACGGTAATTTATCCCGTTTTTTTATTATTTGACTATGATATTTTTTTACCTGTTCTAAATTAGCACATAAAACATTATGCGGGTTAGATGGAAAACCAAATTTAACCAACGCCGCGTGCACATCCGAGTGTAATTTTAAACCTAGATCAGTCACGCAATCATAGGCCATAAAAGATAACTTACGGCTGGCCGCAATAGTTGGATCGAGCTGCCTAATGCTGCCAGCTGACACATTGCGTGGATTAGCAAATTTTTCCACACTGGTTTTATTGAGGTGTTCAAATTGTTGTTTCGTCATATACACTTCTCCGCGCACTTCTAACACCGCCGGAAATTCCCCGTGTAATTTTAGTGGAATCGACTCGATGGTTTTCAAATTGGCAGTGACATCTTCACCGATTTTTCCATCTCCCCGCGTGGCTCCCTGTATAAACATACCATGCTCATAACGCAGATTCACGGCTAAGCCATCCATTTTAATTTCAGCATAATAACTAATGTCACCGGAGACTAATTTTTTTATTTTTATCTCCCAATCACTTAATTCTTCTATAGAAAAAACATCATTTAAAGATAACATCGCCTGACTATGAGTAACTTTTTTAAAGTCTGGTAGCGGCTGACCACCCACCCGTTGGCTGGGAGAATCTGGTGTTAGGTATTCCGGAAACTGTTGCTCTAATTGGGTTAATTCATGTTTTAAGGAATCCAAGGCTGCTTCAGACAGAGCTGGTTTATCCAACACATGATACAAATAGCGTTGCTGTTCAATCTCGTGTTTGAGTTGATTGATTCTTTGCTGAGCGGCGGTTTGGTTCATTTGGTGACAGTTTGTTCAGAGAATAAAACAAAATCAAGATACGGATTCAACGTTGTATTCCACGGTGCGGTCACGCTCCCCTGGGATTGGCTTTTCGCATATGTCCCCGTACTATCAATCTGCACATAATTTTTGAGCGTTAAAGGTAAACCACCGCTGTCTAACGGAGTAACTAAGACAGCTGTGATCGGGCAGGTCATGGCTTTAACCCGGACTTTGTAGAGGTAATTACTATCAACCTCCAAAGTATATCCGTCACATACTGGTGCTGTACCAGTACATGGTACTTCATAGTGTGTGATTGGCATGGTTGGTTTAGAAATATCAATCCAAGTATCTTCTGTCCAACTGGAATAACTTACTTCAGCATGTGACAGACCGGCATCGCACGAACTACTTTCTACCCAAGTAATGGCAAGATTAGCCATATTAGCAATTGGTTGAGAACCGTCACTCACATCCCATTGCACCACCTCATTCTGGGCTAAATCATAACTATGATCTGACACAAAACTAGTAGTGAGAGTGTAACTGGAAGCATTCGATAACGTACTAGTAAAATCGGCGATGGTAGCTAATCCAGTAGTAGCATCGATCGTTTTAGCATTACGCGCATATTGTAAATAATACAAGCCTCTTTCTAAACCACTTTCCATGGCAAAGGTGGCGCGCGCATGCTCATTATAGGCAGTTGTGGTGCGCACATTATTTAAAATGACTGTCACCACAGTAGTGGTAATAACCATGGCTATTAACATAACCATCAGTACGAAGATAATAGTGGAACCGGAACGTTTAACGAGCATACTGTCTGGTGGTTAAAAATGTCTGTAATTTATATATTTGGCTCGCATCTTTGACACTATGTCCGGTGATTAATATCATGACACTTGGCTGATAATTAATATTCAAGGTTGGATCAGTTGGATTAGTCTGGGGGTAAATATAGAAAGACAAAGCATCGATCACTACATCGTTATGCACGGAAGTTGTGATCGGTGTGTCTATATCAGTCGCCACATTTTTTCTGATCACCTGGCCACCCATTAAAAAATAGCGATATGTTACCACCCCACCGGTGTCTGACACAGCTAAGTACAGATCATTCACCGGATTCACCAGTGGTATAATTGTATAACTAGAATAGGATATTTCAGCGCTAGTCATTTGACTGGCTAAAGTTTCTAGAAAAAAATTCATCTCTTCTTGCACATGTTGAGTATCAATCCCAGTGAGTGGTTTACGTAATGCTAAAATAAATAAATTAACCGTGACAGCCATCACCGTAGCAAACAGCGCCGCCGCAACGAGTAATTCAACCAAGGTAAACCCTTTACGATTGTGCATATTTCCAATCATATAACTGTTCTTCAATCACCCGACTGTGGGTACTACCATGACTCTCCCATTGTACTTCGGCTTTTACTTGTATGCCAATCTGCTGCGATAACGAACCACAATTTTGCTCGTCAGCCGATAATAAAACTTGTGTCACACCACCATCGGTTGAACAGATCGGATAAAGGGTGACAAACCGACGATACGGTGTGGTTGTCCAACCACTTCCGGGCGGAGCCAAAAATTGACGATAGAGCCCCGCTCCATTTTGATAAATAGTCGCTTGTGTCGCTGTAATACTATCTGATGTAAAATCTAAACTCAGAGCCGTTCCAGGATCACTTAAAGTTTGTTTCCATAAATAGATACCAGTATAATCATCTGTTTCAGTGCCACTATGCAGCCCATCATCATACACAACCGTTAGACCATTGTCTCGCTTTAGCCAATTACTATCTCGAATAAACCGTACCGCTTCCACATTTTCACGCGCCAAATATAAAGCTACGACATCTTGTACCGTAGTATTTGAAGAGGCTTGCGCATTAACTAAAGTGGTGATTAATGTCACCAAACCGGTGATAATAATAGTAATCGATAATAACACTTCAATTAATGTTTGACCAACTGAGAGAGAACGATGCATAACTTTATTCTATCACAGCCACCGCTGGATATACTTTAATTGTAGAAACAGTCATAGATTTTGGTTCACGGACAGTGAGGATAATGGTATTCGGGTCTAATCCACCGTTATACAATACACTATGGTCTGAACTGGTATTAAATTTTATTATACAATCACCTGTTGTACTGACATCGCCATTTTGCTCACACGATAAAACAATGACATTATCCTGTAAAATGGTAGTACTGAGTGTAGTTGTATCGGCTATTTGTTGTACGGTGCTGCTACCTAATGTAATAGATATACCATAAGCGGTGGGCATAATACCACCACAACAGCTTTGCCCGGTAAAGGCTTTGGTTCTGGCTAAAATCAATTCGGCACGCACTACATCACTACCATTTTCCAAAGCTTGGGAGGGAGATAAACGCCTCACCTGCATAACAACGCCCAATGTTATCACAATTAAAATCGCCAGTGTGACAACTAACTCAACTATAGTGAACCCACTGGGTTGATGTTTAGATTGGCAATTTAAGAAATGCATACAAATACCAGTGAACTATTTGATTACCCCATAAAAGTGCTACAACACCGGCTCCGGTTAAAAATGTGCCGAATGGTAATGCATCACCCATTTTTTTTGATTTTATTAATAATAATGGTAAGGCTACCAACGCTCCAGCGACGTACGCTAAAAACAAACAGACCACAATGTTTGGCCAGGCTAACATCACACCCAACATCACTCCTAAACGAATATCCCCACTCCCCACCCACCGACCTTTTGATAACACATATTGTGCCAAAAATATTCCACCACCTAAAGCCACACCCACACCAATATCAAACATAGACCCACCCAACAACACCTGACCAATTAGAGCAATAACCATACCAGATAGAGAAAAAACATCTGGTATGGTACTAAACAGATAATCCGATAAAAATATAGCTAGACAAATTGATACTAAAATCAAGTAAATAGTTAGACGGACGGGGTCGGTATAAAAAAATATCCCTAATAAAATAAATAATCCGGCTGTTACCGCTTCAACTAATGGATACTGTACGGAAATTGATTGCTGACAAAATAAACATCTCCCGCGTAATCCAATGTATGATAATAACGGTATTAAGGTATACCAATATAAAGTGTGATGGCAATGTGGACACTGTGATCGACCCTGTAATGATTGGGATTGATTGATCCGTAATACTGTTGCATTTACAAAACTGCCAATGGCCAAACCGGTTAGAGCCAAAAAAACGATGACAAAAATGGTTATATCCATGAGGAGATTATACCACATAAAATCATTAGGGAGGCGAAAAACCAGTAGAGACATGCCATGGCATGTCTCTACTGGTTTTATTAATATTTGGATTTCTTAATCCGACAAACAATACATTGGATCGACACAATCTAATGCGACGGCACTGTTACCATCAGATGATATAAAACTGACTGGGGCTTCCCAACCAGCATCAGCAACGGCATAGGCGTTATCATCATCACCATTTAAGGCATTATGATCAGTTTGTTCTAATTCTACCGCGACAAAATACTCGATTCCGGCTGCATTAGTGCCATAAGTGTATACATATGGGCTAGTATTAGTCGGATCGATTGGTAAAGCGGTTGTGTAAGGATCGAGTGATGTGCCAAATTCAGTCCAGGTGGTGTTATTAACATCATCGGTTAATGGGTAAGTGTTGTTTTCTCTATAATATATCTCTACCGCATTCTGAATTTGTTTCACATCAGCTAACCGTTTGGTATCCCGCGCTTTACGTTGCGCCGTAGTTAATGAAACTATAGCTAAAGTGGCTAATAAACCAATAATCGCGATCACGATTAAAAGTTCGATCAAGGTAAAACCTTGAGTTTGGTCAGTTTGTGTCCTCTTAAAGGTCATAACAGATTTGTTATTGATTAATTGCTGTGATTATAGCATAAATGTGAAAAAGACAAAAGGATCGCTGAAAAGATGAAGGGTCTGAAAACGCTGAAGAAGATTTATTTATATTACATTCTTTTTCAGCGTTTTCATGTCTTATTCATCTATTCAGCGATCCTTTCCCACAAAAACCAACAGAGACGCCCCACCGGGACGTCTCTGTACACTTGATGACATTATTTATTAAACATCACTCAGAAGCACAATAGATTGGATCGGCACAACTAAATGTGTTCAAGTCAGTAGCGCCAGTATCATTAGATGATACATAATCAACACCGGCAAGCCAGCCTGCAGTAGTGCCGACTATATAACTACCATCATCATCTCCACTTAAAGCAGTGTGACTGGTATCTTCTAACTTAGCACCGATAAAATACTCTGTACCGACTGAGTTAGCACCATACGTATATATTGATGTACCACTATTTGTTGGATCAACCGGTATATTAGTAATGTAATTACCAATGCCAGTTGTAGACCCGAATTCAGTCCATGTTTCGTTAGTAGTATCTGTGCTTAATGGATAAGCTGAACTTTCACTATAAAACAACTCCACAGCATTCTGTAGTTGTTTCACATCAGCTAAACGTTTGGTGTCACGGGCTTTACGTTGCGCCGTGGTTAACGACACGATGGCTAAGGTGGCTAATAAACCGATAATCGCGATAACGATTAAAAGTTCGATCAAGGTAAAACCTTGTTCATTTGTTTGTGTACGACTTATTGTCATAGCAAATTTATTAAGGATTTGATTAGTTAATATATCGATAGTATACCATACCGCTTAAACCTAAGCAATAGTCCGCCTTAGGAAATGGTATTGGTGGCACCATAAATTGGCGCTAAAATCCCATAGACCATAATGAATGCCCCTACCCCAAGAGTGATAATAATAATCGGTTCGATTAAACTGGTGATATTACTCAAACTAGTATCAACCTCTTGCACATAAAAATTGCCTAACTTCATTAAGATAGCATCAAGCTTGCCGGTTTCTTCACCGACACTCATCATCTGTGCCACCATGGGCGGAATGACGGTGCTCTTTAAAAAAGACGCCGAGATAGCGTTACCGGCTTCAACTTCCTTGATAGTATGAATTATTAAATCTTTATACACAGAATTACTGACAATATCAGCCACAATATTAAGAGCCGTTGGTAAGGGCACACCACTGCTGAGTAAATTGGATAAACTGATGGCAAACCGACCGAGCACAATACGCTGATAAATCGGTCCAATAATAGGCGCTTTGATTTTGAAATAATCAACCGAATAACGACCGCTCTCGGTACTGATAAAAAATCTGAAACCCACCACCGTACCCACGACAAGTATTAATATTAACCACCAAAAATGTTGTAAAGCATAACTCGCTCCAATCATAATCTGGGTTGGTAAAGGTATTTTGGCACCGCTTTGGGTAATAATTTCTGTAATGGGCGGAACAACATAAATTAACATGATAACGCCCACCGCCAACATCACACTAATAATAAACGCCGGATAAATCATGGCCCCGCGCACCCGACTCATGAGAGCGTAATCTTTTTCTTTTTGCGTAGCTAAATACTCAAAGACCTCATCCAACCGGCCAGTGGTTTCACCGGCGCGAATCATGTGGGTAAAAAATTGATCAAACACTTTTGGATACTTCCCCATCGCGGTGGATAACTTAGCACCCCCATCCACTTCAGAGGCGACATCAGCGATAATCTTTTTTAAGAAATTATTTTCCGTTTGGCGAGTTAATATTTTTAGAGCGCGCACTACTGGCACAGTAGCATTAATTAAAACTGATAATTGTCTGGCAAAAAAAGTGATATCCCGCACGGAAATGCGGTGCGAAAACTGTTCCCATCGTTCCGCTAGTGTGATTGTGGAACGTTCAGCTAATTCGATAACAATCAGTTGCCGTTCACGTAATTCTTCGTTAGCCACATCTAAACTTGGTGCTTCAATCACCCCTTTGGTTAATTGACCTTGAGCCGAGCGCGCTTTATAAACAAACAGTGCCATATTATGTTAAGTCAATGATTGATCAAAGGTTATCATACCATCATTCCGGCCACTTTCAATCAACATACCGATTTTATCAAATGAATCTTTTTTAATAACTGTTATCGTAGCGGCATTTTTGCGCAGTACTTCACAGGCGATGGTCACTTGTCCCCCGACATTGGTTTGTTTTAGCGCTATCACCGCTTCTAATTGATTACTTAAAACTTCCCGAATACTGGCTTGTTCATCCATCCGGAAACAATTTACAATGCTTGATAAAGCAGAGGCAACATTTGGTGACAATACTTCTAAGATAACTAATTTACCTGATTGCACGATCTGTAGAACTGTCCGCACAACACTGGCATCAATCGGTACATTAACTGTCACGATATCTATATCTTCTTGATATAATCTGGATAAAGCACTCGGCATATCTGACACATCTGTGCCCACTTCCACTTGCTCAATGATTGATTTATTGTCGGTAAAACGATATTCAATCGGCTGTTCGAAGGTCATAATGTGTGCCGCTAATGTCTGGTTGTATTCTTCAACCATACCAGATACCAGGGTGCTTTTACCCGTGCCGTATGTTCCGGCTACAACAATCAAACCTTGTTTTATGGAGACACATTGTTTTACGGCATCATGAATTGTCCAACGTGTTAAGGGTTGCACCACAGCCGGTATTAAACGAAAACTGGCACTGATATTCCCCTGCTGGGCATAGGCGTGAAATTTATACCGTGTCTTACCTTTAAAGGTTAATGTTACTAAAATATCTTTCTTTAACTGAAATTGTTCCCACTGTTGATCGGATAGTAGGGCTTGCACCACAGTAATAATAAAATCATTCGTTAATAATGGTTCACTGGTTAAAGGTTGGATACGTCCGGCAATACGCAGACTAGGTGGATTAGCGACGGTTAAATGCAAATCAGAGGCTTTGTATTCAGCTACACTAGCTAGCAATTTGGTCAGACGTAATTCAGTTGTGGTATCAAGTAAACCTGGCATATTATGTGTTATATTTTAGTAGCATTCCAAACTTCCTCCAGCGTGGTCAACCCACGCAGCGCTTTAATTAAACCATCTTGGCGAATTGTGAACATACCCTGAGCCTTTTGCTCGGCACTAATCTGATCGGCATCGTTGACACCACCATCACTAATTAATTTACGTAATGAGGGTGTGTTTTCTAAAACTTCACAAATCGCAATCCGACCATGATACCCACTATCCTCACAGAAACTACAGCCTTTACCTTGATACAGTTTAAACGGCGGCAATAATGTTACATCTCTCGGTAAGTAACTGATGGGCATGGTTTTTATTTCGGCCATCATTTCCGTTGCGCGATTTTTATCGACCGTAATGGGTTGTTTGCAATGTTCACAAATTTTTCGCACCAACCGTTGCGCTACAATCAAGCTGAGGGCACTAGCCACCAAGAAAGGTTCTACGGCCATATCAACCAAACGTGGAATCGCGCCAAAGGCATCATTAGTGTGCAAAGTGGATAAAACTTTATGGCCGGTTAGAGCCGCGTGAATGGCTAACTCGGCGGTTTCGTTATCACGAATTTCTCCCACCATAATCACGTCTGGATCCTGCCGCAACACGGAGCGTAAACCATTGGCAAAGGTTAAACCAATTTCCGGACGCATCTGTGATTGCGCAATACCAGGTAGATTATACTCCACCGGGTCTTCTAAAGTAATGATATTCACCCCCTCTTGGTTTAACATCACCAACATGGAATACAGTGAGGTACTTTTACCAGACCCGGTTGGGCCGGTGACTAAAATTAAACCGTGTGGATCAAGTAAATGTTTATTGATGCGATCTAAACTATGATCGGTAAAACCAAGATTCTGTAAAGTCACCACACTGGCTGAAGTATCCAAAATACGCATCACCACTTTCTCATTATCCAGTAATGGTAAAGTCGAGACCCGAAATTCGATATCGCGTCCATCAAAGCGCATTTTGAAACGCCCATCTTGCGGTAAACGGGTTTCATCTAATTTCATATTAGATAATACTTTAATACGCGCAATTAATGATTTATGTACTTTTAAGGGCAACACCAATGAGGTATGCAGCACCCCATCCATGCGGTAACGCACGCGTGATTCTTTACCGACTGGTTCAATGTGTACATCCGAGGCTTTCCCTTCAATGGCATGTTTTAGAATCACTTGAACCATTTTAGTCACCGGTGCTGTGTGCATCACTTCACCCGCTGCCACTTCAGTTTCACTCGTTAAATCCACATCATCAGTCGTGGTATTGGCAATGGCTTGCTGCACAGAACTATCCATATTG
It encodes the following:
- a CDS encoding GspE/PulE family protein codes for the protein MPNNFITSVLQYLLAQHIITAIPTGTDQAEILAKLETNHLATAEQVAQAKAAVLSIQYVNLEGQQVPTDVLHVIPPEIAENYQLVPFKLEGGIVSVACVNPEDFRAVEVLDFIGRQERLRFQYFSATTESVRQVLHQYGNMDSSVQQAIANTTTDDVDLTSETEVAAGEVMHTAPVTKMVQVILKHAIEGKASDVHIEPVGKESRVRYRMDGVLHTSLVLPLKVHKSLIARIKVLSNMKLDETRLPQDGRFKMRFDGRDIEFRVSTLPLLDNEKVVMRILDTSASVVTLQNLGFTDHSLDRINKHLLDPHGLILVTGPTGSGKSTSLYSMLVMLNQEGVNIITLEDPVEYNLPGIAQSQMRPEIGLTFANGLRSVLRQDPDVIMVGEIRDNETAELAIHAALTGHKVLSTLHTNDAFGAIPRLVDMAVEPFLVASALSLIVAQRLVRKICEHCKQPITVDKNRATEMMAEIKTMPISYLPRDVTLLPPFKLYQGKGCSFCEDSGYHGRIAICEVLENTPSLRKLISDGGVNDADQISAEQKAQGMFTIRQDGLIKALRGLTTLEEVWNATKI
- a CDS encoding ATPase, T2SS/T4P/T4SS family — its product is MPGLLDTTTELRLTKLLASVAEYKASDLHLTVANPPSLRIAGRIQPLTSEPLLTNDFIITVVQALLSDQQWEQFQLKKDILVTLTFKGKTRYKFHAYAQQGNISASFRLIPAVVQPLTRWTIHDAVKQCVSIKQGLIVVAGTYGTGKSTLVSGMVEEYNQTLAAHIMTFEQPIEYRFTDNKSIIEQVEVGTDVSDMPSALSRLYQEDIDIVTVNVPIDASVVRTVLQIVQSGKLVILEVLSPNVASALSSIVNCFRMDEQASIREVLSNQLEAVIALKQTNVGGQVTIACEVLRKNAATITVIKKDSFDKIGMLIESGRNDGMITFDQSLT